In one window of Xiphophorus hellerii strain 12219 chromosome 23, Xiphophorus_hellerii-4.1, whole genome shotgun sequence DNA:
- the LOC116714763 gene encoding LOW QUALITY PROTEIN: heterogeneous nuclear ribonucleoprotein U-like protein 2 (The sequence of the model RefSeq protein was modified relative to this genomic sequence to represent the inferred CDS: deleted 1 base in 1 codon) — translation MKQVDIKKLKVAELRSKLTELGLDSRGLKADLVDRLWSASQSVQSPEHVELLEGSPSILSGPTEPDEVKVRTESSSPPVIDCVSAPCEVDRGREYTDAATQTEPEPGPPAVPPGSECLSGAEIVCQAEGRKLGHSDGPLSEEMGRGRAFYEFKEEIRYKRSKSPQLQQDKSEEEWDEDKVRLDPYGCHLHFEVSSDGSCGQPRFWDRFPLLWSGCRLTHGVRKGWVGFEVRLERKLLTADQEVKDPYGLRVGWSVGDSSLLLGEDELSFAYDGRGKKVSDGTQEEYGEPLSEGDIIGCYAAFSADGAVELFFHKNGCFLGAAFSLSASLLRGRVLVPHVLCKNCSVQFLLDRITPQWYPGPMGFTPLTALPAGQRVHITSAPTSKMQSEVVMMVGLPGTGKSFWAQTLMKQHPEKKYKLLGTEDLLACMLSGGQRDGRLQQASQCLTDLIKVAAKTPGNYILDQCNVLFSARRHKLQLFAGFRRVVVVIFPSADEWKRRLLQRRMSDGEHIPETALLKLQVSCSLPEPQPDLMEELQYAELPQEQAQILLTQYKEEAHRLLPPVIKPDKKPRWNKRRRHRMQWGAVHGLYDTRSDMQSWSQQPESRHWNLPYQQQNYNYSRSFGFSGYPSYS, via the exons ATGAAGCAGGTGGACATTAAGAAGTTAAAAGTGGCCGAACTGCGGTCCAAACTAACCGAACTGGGTTTGGACAGTAGAGGTCTGAAGGCTGACCTGGTGGACAGACTGTGGTCAGCCTCGCAGTCAGTACAGAGTCCAGAACATGTAGAACTGCTGGAGGGCAGCCCATCAATACTGTCTGGACCGACAGAACCAGATGAGGTTAAGGTTCGGACCGAGTCCTCATCACCGCCGGTGATCGACTGTGTCTCTGCGCCGTGTGAAGTAGACCGGGGTAGAGAATACACAGACGCTGCCACTCAAACTGAGCCAGAACCCGGTCCACCAGCGGTACCACCGGGTTCCGAGTGTCTTTCAGGGGCCGAGATTGTCTGCCAGGCGGAGGGGAGGAAGCTGGGACATTCAGATGGTCCTCTCTCTGAGGAAATGGGCAGAGGAAGAGCTTTCTACGAGTTCAAGGAGGAGATACGATACAAAAG ATCCAAATCACCACAGCTTCAACAGGACAAAAGTGAGGAAGAGTGGGATGAAGATAAAGTTAGATTAGATCCAT ACGGCTGTCACCTCCACTTTGAAGTGAGCTCTGATGGATCCTGTGGGCAGCCACGGTTCTGGGATCGGTTCCCGTTGCTCTGGTCCGGCTGCAGGCTCACCCAC GGAGTGCGGAAGGGATGGGTGGGGTTTGAGGTTCGGCTGGAGAGGAAGTTGCTGACTGCTGACCAAGAGGTCAAGGATCCATACGGACTGAGAGTGGGCTGGTCTGTGGGCGACTCCTCTCTGCTGCTCG GGGAGGACGAGCTTTCTTTTGCTTATGATGGACGCGGTAAAAAAGTTTCTGATGGAACCCAAGAGGAGTACGGTGAGCCTCTCTCTGAGGGGGACATCATTGGCTGTTATGCT GCCTTTTCTGCAGATGGCGCTGTTGAGttgtttttccataaaaacGGTTGTTTCCTGGGCGCGGCTTTCTCCCTGAGTGCCTCTCTGCTGCGGGGTCGAGTCTTGGTTCCTCATGTTCTCTGTAAGAACTGCTCAGTCCAATTCCTTCTGGACCGCATAACCCCTCAGTGGTACCCTGGACCGATGGGATTTACCCCGCTGACAGCGCTCCCTGCTGGTCAGAGGGTGCACATCACATCGGCTCCTACCTCCAAAATGCAGTCTGAG GTGGTGATGATGGTGGGTCTTCCCGGCACTGGGAAGAGTTTCTGGGCTCAGACGCTGATGAAGCAGCATCCAGAGAAGAAGTACAAACTGCTGGGGACAGAAGACCTGCTTGCTTGTATGCTT agtGGTGGTCAGAGAGATGGCAGGCTGCAGCAGGCCTCCCAGTGTCTAACTGATCTGATTAAAGTCGCTGCCAAGACACCTGGAAACTACATCCTCGACCAG TGCAACGTCCTCTTCTCTGCACGTCGACACAAGCTGCAGTTGTTTGCAGGCTTCAGgcgggtggtggtggtgatcTTCCCGTCTGCTGACGAGTGGAAAAGACGACTGTTGCAACGTCGAATGAGCGACGGCGAGCACATCCCTGAGACCGCCCTGCTCAAACTCCAAG TGAGCTGCAGTCTTCCAGAACCGCAGCCTGACCTGATGGAGGAGTTACAGTACGCAGAGCTGCCACAGGAACAGGCACAAATCCTCCTGACGCAGTACAAAGAGGAGGCTCACAGACTGCTGCCTCCTGTCATCAAACCAGACAAGAAACCCAGATGGAACAAGAGAAGACGTCACAGGATGCAGTGGGGAGCAGTTCATG GTTTGTACGACACAAGAAGTGACATGCAGTCTTGGAGTCAGCAACCAGAGAGCAGACAT
- the LOC116714546 gene encoding transmembrane protein 179 gives MELDRRLLLIHCAAHALSVAAGLLVVVPMALNGSAFKGRCALFSTGYWRKEDRAEFTEQPGEMSHLVVQRWGPLEACQLATFVGIFTTLYGAAQGWRCLFYLHGRHDDTLFSSFLTVLLSVCVLFLSAGASVILSLGFSSWCDTVTDDNTRPYSCAESQSVPLYLDVDTSTFYTDLSLAQASLWFVTALWLVQSILAFLRLYHSHRQNITGPWLHRDKELLLGHTPLDSGSPTPPLPPATPTVCV, from the exons ATGGAGCTCGACCGCCGGCTGCTGCTAATCCACTGCGCCGCTCACGCCCTCTCGGTCGCGGCGGGACTGCTGGTGGTGGTCCCGATGGCTCTTAACGGCTCGGCTTTCAAAGGCCGCTGCGCCCTCTTCTCCACCGGCTACTGGAGGAAGGAAGACCGGGCCGAGTTTACGGAACAGCCCGGGGAGATGTCTCACCTGGTGGTGCAGCGGTGGGGCCCTCTGGAAGCCTGCCAGCTCGCCACATTTGTGGGTATTTTTACGACGCTTTACGGGGCTGCGCAGGGCTGGAGGTGCCTCTTCTATCTGCACGGACGGCATGACGA CACCCTGTTCTCATCCTTCCTCACGGTCTTGCTGAGCGTCTGTGTGCTCTTCCTGTCTGCGGGGGCCAGCGTCATTTTGTCTCTGGGATTCAGCTCTTGGTGCGACACAGTCACCGATGACAACACACGTCCCTACAG ttgtGCAGAGTCCCAGTCTGTCCCTCTTTACCTGGATGTTGACACGTCTACTTTCTACACAGATCTCAGTCTGGCTCAG GCGTCTCTATGGTTTGTGACGGCCCTGTGGCTGGTTCAGTCCATCCTGGCCTTCCTGCGGCTCTACCACTCCCACAGGCAGAACATCACAGGGCCTTGGCTGCACCGAGAcaaggagctgctgctgggacACACTCCCCTCGACAGCGGCTCCCCGACGCCTCCTCTTCCCCCTGCAACCCCAACTGTCTGCGTCTGA